One window of the Granulicella arctica genome contains the following:
- a CDS encoding TonB-dependent receptor: MNDVTRQSLAALGQRVFLGIAILVAVLLLAAPVAHAQFDNGSAVGTIHDASGAAVPNATVKITNTATAISTETTTNASGDYEVPTLKVGVYTIAATAPGFSDTVAQNVTVSVGGRTHIDLTLKVGSASTTVEVSDVTLQLETESSERGQTITNYQSEALPLVSRNYSDLLGLVTGSRQAPTAATTSSINSLVRAGAYNINGQRSMFNNFLLDGLDNNAYGESNQGFDNQIIAVPPDSVAQFQVVTNNESAEFGRSSGATINVASNSGTNKYHATLYEFFRNTDLNAAGFFKPTSTGTSGIVVPFKKPTFNRNQYGVNFGGPIVEDKLFFFLDYEGFRQVLKPLSVLTLPTQNELNGVLVAPVRNPLTGKVYAAGSTIPTSDINPLSRQIITAFRQVPISPVPGAPGTGLAQFNYAVQVPFTDNSDKGDLRFDYQQNPSTSWFLRVSDRKENALNSPALPLPLDGQTNGKIRVLDQQAVLGFTRLFGSDKVLDARVGLSRTKAGKFSTSIGSTSFNIPGLPTDPSVSGGLPTTTINGFTGFGRQSTNPQFQNPALLDPKINFTYVKGRHSMKFGYEYEHVWMAVSDNNPLFGSFTYGGGYSACPAGTIIPGVGTCSAAAGTPAALSSAAVSDTFWADFLFGTTSGYSAANVFTTHLRQTFHSAYAQDDWKALPNLTLNLGLRWEYGSPYAEQNNFVSNFDPISQTVLTTTPGATGAAITSVSPSGGVYNSTLVNPDLNDFAPRAGFAYAPDGKTAIRGGFGMSFVHYTRAGSGDILGINAPQALFVAVNQNNLKPTPTNHCTGSPTVAQIGNVAGGCYVSAEQGFPTGLTTTFNPLTDNVTYVPRNTRDSYVESYFLSVQRELAKNTRLDIAYVGNHSLKLQGFINANQLNPAVGFAQANRPFPKFSDITEALNEFSGNYNSLQVRYEQRFVAGLTVLNSFTWSQALDQTSASLEGNTPSVQDANNLRADYGQSDYNLPIANITSLIYELPVGHGRRFLSTSNGFVDAALGGWQLSTINTMQSGTPFNLTYSPAATNSVSPTISNSFRGANLYRPNVNPGVKQILNTQIASSGFIQYVNPAAFALPGTTANGVLQSPFGNAARNPLRNTPFYQTDLSLNKRFTTPVEGLKVEFRTEFYNILNHTNLYLPSTIGGTNGANASTGGIISSTFEPRIIQFGLKVLY, encoded by the coding sequence ATGAACGACGTCACACGGCAATCTCTTGCCGCGCTAGGCCAGCGCGTATTCCTCGGCATCGCGATTCTCGTCGCGGTCCTCCTCCTCGCCGCTCCAGTAGCTCACGCACAGTTCGATAACGGCAGCGCCGTCGGCACCATCCACGACGCCAGCGGAGCAGCGGTTCCCAACGCAACCGTCAAGATCACCAACACCGCCACCGCCATCAGCACCGAGACCACCACGAACGCAAGCGGCGACTATGAAGTCCCCACGCTCAAGGTCGGCGTCTACACCATCGCCGCCACGGCTCCGGGCTTTTCCGATACGGTCGCCCAGAATGTAACCGTCTCCGTCGGTGGTCGCACCCACATCGACCTGACGCTCAAAGTCGGCTCCGCCAGCACCACCGTCGAGGTCTCAGACGTCACGCTCCAGCTTGAGACGGAATCCAGCGAACGCGGCCAGACCATCACCAACTATCAGAGCGAAGCCCTCCCGCTCGTCAGTCGGAACTACTCCGATCTCCTCGGCCTCGTCACCGGCTCGCGCCAGGCGCCCACCGCCGCTACCACCAGCTCCATCAACTCCCTCGTCCGCGCCGGAGCCTACAACATCAACGGCCAGCGCAGCATGTTCAATAACTTCCTGCTGGATGGCCTCGATAACAACGCCTATGGCGAGAGCAACCAGGGCTTCGACAACCAGATCATCGCCGTCCCGCCAGACTCCGTCGCCCAGTTCCAGGTCGTCACCAACAACGAGAGTGCCGAGTTTGGCCGCTCCTCCGGGGCTACCATCAACGTCGCCTCAAACTCCGGCACCAACAAATACCACGCCACCCTCTACGAGTTCTTCCGCAACACCGACCTCAACGCCGCGGGCTTCTTCAAGCCCACCAGCACCGGCACCTCCGGCATCGTCGTCCCCTTCAAGAAGCCAACCTTCAATCGTAACCAGTACGGTGTCAACTTCGGCGGCCCCATCGTCGAGGACAAGCTCTTCTTCTTCCTCGATTACGAAGGCTTCCGCCAGGTCCTCAAGCCCCTCAGCGTCCTTACCCTCCCCACCCAGAACGAGCTGAATGGCGTCCTCGTCGCGCCCGTCCGCAACCCCCTCACCGGCAAGGTCTACGCCGCCGGCTCCACCATCCCCACCAGCGACATCAACCCCCTGTCGCGCCAGATCATCACCGCCTTCCGCCAGGTTCCCATCTCTCCCGTCCCCGGCGCACCCGGCACCGGACTTGCCCAGTTCAACTACGCCGTCCAGGTCCCGTTCACCGATAACTCCGACAAGGGCGACCTCCGTTTCGACTACCAGCAGAACCCCTCCACCTCCTGGTTCCTCCGCGTCAGCGACCGCAAGGAGAACGCCCTCAATTCGCCAGCCCTCCCCCTGCCTCTCGACGGTCAGACCAACGGCAAGATCCGCGTCCTCGATCAGCAGGCCGTCCTCGGCTTCACCCGCCTCTTCGGCTCCGACAAGGTTCTCGACGCCCGCGTAGGTCTCTCCCGCACCAAGGCCGGTAAGTTCTCCACCTCGATCGGCAGCACGTCCTTCAACATCCCCGGCCTCCCCACCGACCCTTCCGTCTCCGGCGGCCTCCCCACCACCACCATCAACGGCTTCACCGGCTTCGGTCGTCAAAGCACCAACCCCCAGTTCCAGAACCCCGCCCTGCTCGACCCCAAAATCAACTTCACCTACGTCAAGGGTCGGCACTCCATGAAGTTCGGCTACGAGTACGAGCATGTCTGGATGGCCGTTAGCGACAACAACCCGCTCTTCGGCTCCTTTACCTACGGCGGCGGTTACAGCGCATGCCCCGCAGGCACCATCATCCCCGGCGTCGGAACCTGTAGTGCCGCTGCAGGCACACCGGCCGCTCTCAGCTCCGCCGCCGTCTCCGATACCTTCTGGGCAGACTTCCTCTTCGGCACCACCAGTGGCTACTCCGCCGCGAACGTCTTCACCACCCATCTCCGTCAGACCTTCCACAGCGCCTACGCGCAGGATGACTGGAAGGCCCTTCCCAACCTGACCCTCAACCTCGGCCTGCGCTGGGAGTATGGCTCGCCCTACGCCGAGCAGAACAACTTCGTCTCGAACTTCGATCCCATCTCGCAGACCGTCCTCACCACTACCCCCGGTGCCACCGGAGCAGCCATCACCTCGGTCTCCCCGTCCGGCGGTGTCTACAACAGCACCCTCGTCAATCCAGACCTCAACGACTTCGCCCCACGCGCTGGTTTCGCCTACGCCCCGGATGGCAAGACCGCGATCCGCGGCGGCTTTGGCATGAGCTTCGTCCACTACACCCGCGCCGGTTCAGGCGACATCCTCGGCATCAACGCACCACAGGCGCTCTTCGTCGCCGTCAACCAGAACAACCTCAAACCCACGCCTACAAACCACTGCACCGGCTCACCCACCGTCGCGCAGATCGGCAACGTAGCCGGCGGCTGCTACGTCTCCGCCGAGCAGGGCTTCCCAACCGGCCTCACCACCACCTTCAACCCGCTTACCGATAACGTCACCTATGTTCCTCGCAACACCCGCGACAGCTACGTCGAAAGCTACTTCCTAAGCGTCCAGCGCGAGCTTGCCAAGAACACCCGCCTCGACATAGCCTACGTCGGCAATCACAGCCTCAAGCTGCAGGGCTTCATCAACGCCAATCAGCTCAATCCGGCCGTCGGCTTCGCGCAGGCAAACCGCCCCTTCCCGAAGTTCTCGGACATCACTGAAGCCCTGAACGAGTTCTCCGGCAACTACAACTCGCTGCAGGTTCGCTACGAGCAGCGCTTCGTCGCCGGTCTCACCGTCCTCAACTCCTTCACTTGGTCGCAGGCACTCGACCAGACCAGCGCCTCTCTCGAAGGCAACACCCCATCCGTTCAGGATGCCAACAACCTCCGCGCGGACTATGGACAGTCGGACTACAACCTTCCCATTGCGAACATCACCAGCCTCATCTACGAGCTACCGGTCGGCCACGGCCGTCGCTTCCTCTCTACCTCGAACGGCTTCGTCGATGCCGCTCTGGGCGGCTGGCAGCTCTCCACAATCAACACCATGCAGTCCGGAACGCCGTTCAACCTCACCTACTCCCCGGCCGCAACGAACTCCGTCTCTCCCACCATCTCCAACAGCTTCCGCGGCGCAAACCTGTATCGCCCAAACGTCAACCCGGGCGTCAAGCAGATCCTGAACACACAGATCGCCAGCA
- a CDS encoding M20/M25/M40 family metallo-hydrolase codes for MIRARLLFSLLLVSPFAVHAQSDSVIANQYKPAADKLIEASLADGQGYANLAYLCDHIGKRISGSEPLERAIAWSADLMKKEGLTNVTVQPVMVPKWVRGKESGSIVAPVEKPLHMLGLGMSVGTEVGGITAEVVVVSNFEALAKLGRKGVEGKIVLYDAPYEGYGKTVMYRAAGASQAAALGAVGMLVRSITPLAMQTPHTGALQYDPKLPKIPAAAISPEDAMMLSRLYAEGQPVKVHLDMEAHMDADAQSGNVMGEIVGSEHPEEIVVLGGHIDSWDVGQGAQDDGSGIMATLAAVAEIKKLGMVPKRTIRVVFWVNEENGDAGGIAYRKMLGDKLSTQVAAIEMDGGAEAPVGYGYGSVGGRRRAVPGAAVQAAPPKLAPAEQHSLELLQQIGTLLKPIGADKVTEGGGGSDIAPMMKDGVPGLGEVTTAAHYFDWHHTEADTLDKVDPKEFRKNVASLAVMTWVLADMPEKLAGHKGVEGE; via the coding sequence TTGATTCGTGCTCGTCTGCTGTTCTCTCTTCTTCTCGTCAGCCCTTTTGCGGTACATGCTCAGAGCGACTCTGTAATCGCGAATCAATATAAGCCTGCTGCAGACAAGCTGATCGAAGCATCGTTGGCGGATGGTCAGGGCTATGCGAATCTCGCTTACCTTTGCGATCACATTGGAAAACGGATCAGCGGAAGTGAGCCGCTGGAGCGGGCCATTGCATGGAGCGCTGACCTGATGAAGAAGGAGGGTCTGACCAACGTGACGGTACAGCCGGTGATGGTGCCGAAGTGGGTGCGGGGTAAGGAGTCCGGATCGATCGTTGCGCCGGTTGAGAAGCCGCTGCACATGCTGGGGCTTGGGATGAGCGTCGGCACAGAGGTGGGTGGAATTACGGCCGAGGTTGTGGTGGTGTCGAACTTTGAGGCGCTGGCAAAGCTGGGCCGTAAGGGCGTCGAGGGAAAGATCGTCTTGTACGACGCGCCTTACGAGGGCTATGGGAAGACGGTGATGTACCGTGCGGCGGGAGCTTCACAGGCAGCGGCGCTTGGGGCTGTGGGGATGCTGGTGCGGTCGATTACGCCGCTGGCGATGCAGACTCCACATACGGGTGCGCTGCAGTATGACCCGAAGCTGCCGAAGATTCCTGCGGCGGCTATTTCTCCTGAGGACGCGATGATGCTGAGCCGGTTGTATGCGGAGGGTCAGCCGGTCAAGGTCCACCTCGACATGGAGGCGCACATGGATGCCGATGCGCAGAGCGGCAATGTGATGGGCGAGATTGTGGGGAGCGAGCATCCGGAGGAGATCGTGGTGCTGGGCGGGCATATCGACTCGTGGGATGTGGGGCAGGGCGCTCAGGATGACGGCTCGGGAATTATGGCGACACTGGCTGCGGTCGCCGAGATCAAGAAGCTGGGGATGGTGCCGAAGCGGACGATCCGTGTGGTGTTCTGGGTGAATGAGGAGAATGGCGATGCCGGGGGGATCGCGTATCGAAAGATGCTTGGGGACAAGCTCTCGACGCAGGTAGCGGCGATTGAGATGGATGGTGGGGCTGAAGCTCCGGTGGGTTATGGGTACGGGTCTGTGGGTGGTCGGCGGCGTGCGGTTCCGGGCGCTGCTGTGCAGGCTGCTCCGCCAAAGCTGGCACCGGCGGAGCAGCATTCGCTGGAGTTGCTACAGCAGATTGGTACGCTGCTGAAGCCGATTGGCGCGGACAAGGTGACGGAGGGCGGCGGCGGCTCGGATATTGCGCCGATGATGAAGGATGGCGTGCCCGGGCTTGGCGAGGTGACGACGGCGGCGCACTACTTCGACTGGCACCATACAGAGGCGGATACGCTGGACAAGGTGGACCCGAAGGAGTTCCGCAAGAACGTCGCATCGCTCGCGGTGATGACGTGGGTTCTGGCGGATATGCCTGAGAAGCTGGCGGGCCACAAGGGCGTCGAAGGAGAGTAG
- a CDS encoding LysR family transcriptional regulator, whose translation MELRHLRYFCAVAEQGTFSKASRILHVSQSAISEQIADLEREMGGPLLDRQPRQTRLTPHGALFLVEARKTLLAAERAIDVTRRSMHGQIGTLAIGFFLWGAGDFFSRIIRDYRELHPDVRLSLFEMHANVQMDALISGKIDVGFTRPLEPPFDRLLCAELLYRDPIVVALPRSHPLAGKTIPVAALAEERFVMLEREQNPTIFDSILALCSGAGFSPEIAHRSLGWPSILTLVESGEGIALVPSGVRYLATSGLVFSELEPQDTHVGISIAWNPERESPIVQQFLDLVRENKDQIQTRRNI comes from the coding sequence ATGGAACTAAGACACCTACGCTATTTCTGCGCCGTGGCGGAACAAGGCACATTTAGCAAAGCCAGCCGCATCCTGCATGTCTCGCAGTCCGCAATCAGCGAGCAGATCGCCGATCTGGAGCGCGAGATGGGCGGCCCATTGTTGGATCGGCAACCCCGCCAGACCCGCCTTACCCCGCATGGTGCCCTCTTCCTCGTCGAGGCTAGAAAGACCCTCCTTGCTGCCGAGCGCGCCATCGATGTTACCCGCCGCTCCATGCATGGCCAGATTGGCACCCTGGCGATCGGGTTCTTTCTCTGGGGTGCGGGCGACTTTTTCTCCCGCATCATTCGCGATTACCGGGAACTGCATCCCGATGTACGGCTATCCCTCTTTGAGATGCACGCCAATGTTCAGATGGACGCGCTGATCTCGGGCAAGATCGACGTAGGCTTCACCCGTCCGCTCGAGCCGCCCTTCGACCGCCTGCTCTGTGCGGAGCTTCTCTACCGCGATCCCATTGTCGTTGCGCTGCCGCGAAGCCATCCTCTCGCCGGTAAGACCATCCCCGTAGCCGCCCTCGCCGAAGAGCGCTTCGTCATGCTTGAGCGCGAGCAGAACCCGACGATCTTCGATAGCATCCTGGCGCTCTGTTCCGGGGCTGGCTTCTCGCCGGAGATCGCCCACCGCTCCCTCGGCTGGCCGAGCATCCTCACCCTCGTCGAGTCAGGGGAGGGCATCGCCCTCGTCCCCTCCGGCGTCCGCTATCTCGCCACCTCCGGCCTCGTCTTCTCCGAGCTCGAGCCGCAGGACACCCACGTCGGCATCTCCATCGCCTGGAACCCGGAGCGCGAGAGCCCCATCGTCCAGCAGTTCCTCGACCTCGTGCGCGAAAACAAAGACCAGATCCAGACGCGCCGAAACATCTGA
- a CDS encoding efflux RND transporter permease subunit — MWIVKLALTRPYTFIVLAILILIAAPVVILNTPTDIFPNINIPVVSIAWQYTGLNPTDLEGRITTPFEKVLTTLVDNIQHIESTTYNGQAIVKVYLQPGASLDTANAQVSAASEFELRSLPPGILPPQIINFSASSVPILQLGLSGRGLTEQQLNDIGLNFVRTQLVTVPGAVIPSVYGGKQRTIMVNLDPKALQSQGLSPSDVLNALASQNIVQPGGTAKIGFAEYDIHLNSSPVTLEGLRNLPLKQVNGTTIYVRDVASIADGSIPQTNIVRQDGHRGVLVTVLKSGNASTLDVVSGVRALLPRIALTVPSELKMTPIGDQSVFVRGSIEGVIREAIIAAVLTGLMILLFLGSWRSTVIIAVSIPLSILSSIIVLGLLGQTINIMTLSGLALAVGILVDDATVTIENIERYLEEGNELNTAILEGAAQISVPALVSTLCICIVFLPMFFLSGVAKYLFVPLAESVVFAMLASYILSRTLVPTLSMYLLKAHDHHAVPSRNLFARFQRAFNRGFERVRATYEDLLGRLVGMRVFFVPIFLLVCVCAFILVPFLGRNFFPSTDNGAFILHVRARTGTRIEDTAKLCDLVEQSIRKTVPAGEMDTILDNIGLPYSTLNTQHATSGLFGAGDADILVSLKEDHHPTIEYVEAFRKNLPKEFAGTIFYFLPSDIVTQILNFGLPSPIDVQIEGSDLVGNRKVLNTMLDQLKQVPGLVDLRIEQPDDYPVLDIAVDRTKAVQGGYSQRDVGTSILNILSGSNQLTPMFYLNPKNGVNYSMVAQSPQYDFQTLNDLQNIPLSAAAAKQPEILADVATISRSAEMPIISHYNIRRTLDIYGNVQGRDLGAVGKDIQKIVDANRKDLPRGSFARVRGQIETMNSSYIGLIGGLAFAIVLVYLLIVVNFQSWLDPFIIITALPAALAGIVLFLFATRTTLSVPALMGAIMCMGVATANSILVVSFAKERFEHHGDPIMAAIEAGATRFRPVMMTALAMIIGMIPMALGAGEGGEQNAPLGRAVIGGLSCATIATLIFVPAVFALLHARREQSDAPLHQTHEQMAAGD; from the coding sequence ATGTGGATCGTTAAGCTAGCCCTGACCCGGCCCTACACCTTTATCGTGCTGGCGATTCTCATTCTGATTGCTGCGCCAGTGGTGATTCTGAACACGCCTACGGATATCTTTCCAAACATCAATATCCCTGTGGTGTCGATCGCCTGGCAGTATACGGGCCTGAATCCGACTGACCTTGAAGGGCGCATTACGACGCCGTTTGAGAAGGTGCTGACGACGCTGGTCGATAACATTCAGCACATCGAGTCAACGACCTATAACGGTCAGGCCATCGTCAAGGTTTATCTGCAGCCGGGCGCGAGCCTGGACACGGCGAATGCACAGGTAAGTGCCGCTTCCGAGTTTGAACTGCGCAGCTTACCGCCGGGGATTCTGCCGCCGCAGATTATCAACTTCAGCGCGTCGAGCGTTCCGATTCTGCAGCTTGGGCTTTCAGGTCGCGGTCTGACAGAACAGCAACTCAACGATATTGGTTTGAACTTCGTGCGTACGCAGCTTGTTACCGTACCGGGCGCGGTGATCCCCAGTGTGTACGGCGGCAAACAGCGCACTATCATGGTCAACCTTGATCCGAAGGCGCTGCAATCCCAGGGGCTTTCGCCATCGGATGTACTCAATGCGCTGGCGTCGCAGAATATCGTTCAACCGGGTGGTACGGCGAAGATTGGATTCGCCGAATACGACATTCATCTGAACTCGTCTCCGGTAACGCTTGAGGGACTTCGGAACCTGCCGCTGAAGCAGGTGAACGGAACGACGATCTATGTGCGTGATGTGGCGTCGATCGCTGACGGCAGCATTCCGCAGACCAACATCGTCCGGCAGGATGGCCATCGCGGAGTCCTGGTGACGGTGCTGAAGTCAGGTAACGCCTCTACGCTGGATGTCGTGTCGGGCGTGCGTGCACTGCTTCCGCGGATCGCACTGACGGTGCCCTCCGAACTGAAGATGACCCCGATTGGCGATCAGTCTGTCTTCGTTCGCGGGTCGATCGAAGGCGTTATTCGCGAGGCCATTATTGCTGCCGTGCTGACCGGCCTGATGATCCTGCTGTTCCTTGGAAGCTGGCGCAGCACGGTCATCATCGCGGTATCTATCCCGCTGTCGATTCTTTCGTCGATCATCGTCCTTGGACTGCTTGGGCAGACGATCAACATCATGACGCTGAGCGGACTGGCGCTGGCTGTCGGCATCCTGGTGGACGATGCGACGGTGACCATTGAAAATATTGAGCGCTATCTTGAGGAAGGTAATGAGCTGAATACGGCCATCCTCGAGGGTGCGGCGCAGATCTCGGTTCCGGCGCTGGTGTCGACGCTTTGTATCTGCATTGTGTTCCTGCCGATGTTCTTCCTGAGTGGCGTGGCGAAGTACCTTTTTGTTCCGCTGGCGGAATCGGTCGTCTTCGCAATGCTTGCGTCGTACATCCTCTCTCGAACGCTGGTGCCTACGCTTTCGATGTACCTGCTCAAGGCGCACGATCATCACGCGGTGCCGTCCCGCAATCTCTTTGCACGGTTTCAAAGGGCGTTCAATCGCGGGTTCGAGAGGGTACGTGCAACGTACGAGGATCTGCTGGGGCGCCTGGTAGGAATGCGCGTGTTCTTCGTGCCGATTTTCCTGCTGGTTTGCGTATGCGCGTTTATTCTGGTGCCGTTCCTTGGCCGCAACTTCTTTCCAAGCACGGACAATGGCGCGTTCATTCTGCATGTGCGGGCGCGTACGGGAACACGCATCGAGGATACGGCCAAGCTCTGTGACCTCGTTGAACAGTCCATCCGCAAGACGGTTCCGGCGGGTGAGATGGATACGATTCTCGATAACATCGGCCTGCCGTACAGCACACTGAACACACAGCACGCGACGTCTGGCCTCTTTGGTGCGGGCGATGCGGACATTCTCGTCTCGTTGAAGGAAGATCATCATCCGACGATTGAGTATGTGGAAGCGTTCCGCAAGAATCTGCCGAAGGAGTTTGCGGGGACGATCTTCTACTTCCTGCCTTCCGATATCGTGACGCAGATTTTGAACTTCGGTCTGCCCTCGCCTATCGATGTTCAGATTGAGGGCTCTGACCTTGTTGGCAACCGCAAGGTGCTGAACACGATGTTGGATCAGTTGAAGCAGGTTCCCGGACTGGTCGACCTGCGCATTGAACAGCCGGATGATTATCCCGTGCTCGACATCGCCGTCGATCGAACGAAGGCTGTGCAGGGTGGATATTCCCAGCGCGATGTCGGTACAAGCATCCTGAACATTTTGAGCGGCAGCAACCAGTTGACGCCGATGTTCTACCTGAATCCAAAGAACGGCGTGAACTACAGCATGGTGGCGCAGTCACCGCAGTATGACTTCCAGACGCTGAACGATCTGCAGAATATTCCGCTCTCCGCAGCGGCTGCAAAACAGCCGGAGATTTTGGCTGATGTTGCAACAATCAGCCGCTCAGCTGAGATGCCGATCATCAGCCACTACAACATTCGGCGAACGCTCGACATCTACGGCAACGTGCAGGGACGCGATCTCGGCGCTGTCGGCAAGGATATCCAGAAGATCGTCGATGCCAACCGGAAGGACCTGCCGCGCGGCAGCTTTGCGCGGGTTCGCGGCCAGATCGAGACCATGAACTCGTCGTACATCGGACTGATTGGTGGGCTGGCCTTCGCTATCGTGCTGGTCTACCTGCTGATCGTGGTGAACTTCCAATCGTGGCTTGATCCGTTCATCATCATTACGGCGCTGCCAGCGGCGCTTGCGGGTATTGTGCTGTTCCTGTTCGCAACACGTACGACGTTGAGCGTGCCGGCTCTGATGGGCGCGATCATGTGCATGGGCGTTGCAACGGCCAATAGTATTCTGGTCGTGTCCTTCGCGAAGGAGCGATTCGAGCATCATGGAGATCCGATTATGGCGGCGATTGAAGCTGGTGCGACTCGCTTCCGACCGGTCATGATGACGGCGCTGGCGATGATTATCGGCATGATCCCGATGGCACTGGGAGCAGGCGAAGGCGGTGAGCAGAACGCACCGCTGGGACGCGCCGTGATTGGCGGTCTCTCCTGCGCGACCATCGCGACCCTGATCTTTGTTCCTGCGGTATTCGCCCTGCTGCATGCGCGCCGTGAGCAATCAGATGCACCCTTGCACCAGACCCATGAGCAGATGGCGGCAGGAGACTAA
- a CDS encoding efflux RND transporter periplasmic adaptor subunit, with protein sequence MSETGETASMPSTISEPRNEEMTTPSHANPTDIQPGPPKRGLPSAVWLVLAVVVIVLLVVIAYGVLSRAAAERELAKQTKIAAIPTVEVIHPSGSTLSAEISLPGSTQAFTDTPIYARTSGYLKKWYFDIGAHVRKGQLMAQIETPETDQQLQVAQADLKSSQANLNLANTTAVRYQNLLKSNSVSRQETDQAVSDAEAKQAAVDASEASVRRLQQLVSFENVYAPFDGIVTARRIDIGSLIAAGANTTPQELFHMAAIGGIRVFVSVPEAYSAGIHDGAEATLTLDEYPKEKFVGKIARNSNAIDSATRTLNVEVDVDNPKGLLLPGAYVFVHFKIPDHGSTLTLPSNTLLFRSEGLRVGVVRDGRAVLVPVTIAHDAGETVEIGSGLTAADQVIVDPSDSLASGQQVHVAEPHKTAGAQ encoded by the coding sequence ATGAGCGAGACCGGAGAGACAGCCAGTATGCCCAGCACGATATCGGAACCAAGGAACGAAGAGATGACAACCCCCTCGCACGCTAACCCGACCGATATCCAGCCAGGACCGCCCAAGCGTGGCCTGCCCAGTGCGGTATGGCTTGTGCTTGCCGTCGTCGTGATCGTGCTGCTGGTGGTTATTGCTTACGGCGTGCTGTCGCGTGCTGCGGCAGAGCGCGAGTTGGCGAAGCAGACGAAGATCGCTGCTATTCCGACCGTGGAGGTTATTCATCCTTCCGGCTCGACGCTATCGGCCGAGATCTCGCTGCCCGGCAGTACACAGGCCTTCACAGACACGCCGATCTATGCGCGAACCAGCGGCTATCTGAAGAAGTGGTACTTCGATATTGGTGCTCATGTACGCAAGGGCCAACTGATGGCGCAGATCGAGACGCCGGAGACTGATCAGCAGTTGCAGGTGGCGCAGGCCGACTTGAAGAGCTCGCAAGCTAACCTCAATCTCGCCAACACGACCGCCGTTCGGTATCAGAATCTACTCAAGTCGAACTCGGTTTCACGGCAGGAAACCGATCAGGCGGTAAGCGATGCGGAGGCGAAGCAGGCGGCGGTCGATGCGTCTGAGGCGAGCGTCCGAAGGCTGCAGCAGCTTGTTTCGTTTGAGAACGTCTATGCTCCATTTGATGGCATTGTGACGGCGCGCCGCATCGATATTGGCTCGCTGATTGCTGCCGGCGCGAACACGACGCCGCAGGAGCTTTTTCATATGGCTGCGATCGGGGGCATCCGCGTGTTTGTGTCCGTGCCCGAGGCATACTCGGCGGGCATCCACGACGGTGCAGAAGCTACGCTGACGCTTGATGAGTATCCGAAGGAGAAGTTTGTCGGCAAAATTGCTCGCAACTCCAACGCTATCGATTCGGCGACTCGAACGTTGAACGTGGAAGTCGATGTGGATAACCCGAAGGGCCTGCTGCTGCCTGGAGCGTATGTATTTGTTCATTTCAAGATACCGGACCATGGGAGCACGCTGACGCTTCCCTCGAATACGTTGCTTTTTCGTAGCGAAGGCCTGCGGGTTGGTGTTGTTCGCGACGGCCGCGCTGTCCTGGTTCCAGTGACCATCGCGCATGATGCTGGAGAGACTGTCGAGATCGGTTCCGGCTTAACGGCCGCGGATCAGGTTATCGTAGATCCATCGGACTCTCTGGCCAGCGGACAACAGGTCCACGTCGCGGAGCCCCACAAAACGGCAGGTGCTCAATGA